DNA from Bos javanicus breed banteng chromosome 1, ARS-OSU_banteng_1.0, whole genome shotgun sequence:
ATTCTTGCCCTTAAACAACAAAGAGCTTTCTTATTTCTATAGATAAGACCATCTTCACTATCTCTGAGTTATAAAGTCAGAGATAACATTTTGAGCTTCAGGAAATCCAGACAGCATTTTTCTCCCTCACACACTCACAATGTTTATAAATTCAAGAATAGGTTAAGTACAAATACTGGTAAAAATTTTATCAGTAACAGAAAATATCTTGCTATCTCGCGAAATACTTCATTTTTAACTATTCCAAGAATGCTGCTATACGTTGTATTACAAAGTCCCTCTCTGCATTTTTCCCCATAGAATTTATGGCAAACTTGTTATGAAATATACCTCTAGGTAAAGTAAAACTGTGAAGAGGAAAAGAAGGTATCGGTTCTAGCATTATCCTGCTGATGCTTATAATTTTTCCTTAGAGCTAGATAAACTGCTGTAAGCTAGTAAAACTATTCAACAATGGGCAAAGAGTCATACTTCTGTATCATTTCACATTGGGAAATCTACACAACAAATCTGTACAGCTTTACATAGATAAGTTAGGTCCATATCATATCTTGCAGACATTTAATACCATTCATGTCTCCTTTCAAGGCATAATAGAACCTTAGGTTTTTTACTGTTTCTTAAAATCTGAAGAGGCAAATTGAATGGGCTAAATTCACACATACTTTTCAGTTCTTTAGTACTGTATcaagagatttttaaatgtttatttttggaaGCATGTTTACTATATGGAAACTCTTGTTAAGAACAGCTTGATGAATtcagtttaaaatactttttctccCAAGTAGTTAATTTGGGGGCAATATAAAAAAAACTAGTTTTTCACCAACTGTCCAAAAATTCAATAAGTAGCTCCCTCtcctggaaagagaaaaaaaaaaaaaaagggagttcCTCGTTAAGCTGTAAAACACAcacttgtacttttaaaaatatttttaagaaacccATGAACCCCAAAATATGTATAgagtcaaaaaaataaacattcctATGACTGACTGGTACTAAAGGCCTCAAATCTGTATTTCACACCACATGTAACTATAAAACTAAATTAACATTTCAATTTACAAACAGCCGTCAATAATGTTGatacatgtattttctcatttgctAAAAACAAACTCTTATCCTATAATCCACCTAGCCACATGGTCAAGTGATTGTGTCCGTAagtttaaattacaaaaatataactgaactttttttttttttcaagttgtctatcactaaagatgaaaagaagaaaaagtttaagGGAAGAGTTAATCAGAAAACATACTTGACAATCTCAACTGTAAAGTAAATTGAAAATGGCAAGACAACTTCAAGCTTCAAAAACATGTATTTCCTAAATAAAGCATTTATCTCAGTGCAAACCAAATGTCAATATTTCTCATATTAAAGTGACATACATTTATAGAACTACATGTACAACATTCTTAAAGTGTTAGTTCTAACATCAGCAGAATCATCTGATAAAAACCTTTTAATATGCAGCTATTACTATAGGTGCAGAAAACGTGTATTATTAAGGAAGATCTTTACTAAATTTTTGGATCCCAGAGAATTTGACAGACTACTCAGCAAACTATATTGCTAGAGCTGTCTCCAGAGACCAAACTTGCTAacataaacatctatttctcaaagagaaaaggcagcttaaatggaaaaaaaaaagttttaaatcaaaATGTACGCATTAAAAATGGACTTAGACTTTAGAGGCTGACTAATTTTGCAACTACCAAATAAAGTAATTTCTTCAAGTTTAACCAGTTTTATATCCTATTCACTGATAAGAGAGCAACATTTAATATacaatctgtattttaaataacCCATTACATACATCCTATGACTCCTTAAAATTTACTACAGTTTTATTTGAGGCAAAATACTTATTTTGTGTTAAAATTATTTGGCTACACTAATCAAACAATGCTGGTTTCTTTTGGCTAAGTTGGGCAGCGAAAAACTTGAGAAAAGCAAGCCATATAAATGAATAATGGACATTTCTATACATGcactttagattaaaaaaaaaaaaaatgcaaccctGTACAAACCTCCTAGCCACTGGTGACATTCTTAGCAGCGCAGACAGGGCGTGAAGTATATCTAAATTACTTGGGATTAGTTTTATGTCatgttccccctgcccccaccctttgTATTTGAAATACAGCACAATTGGTATGGGGAAGGAGCAAGGTAACTTTCCCTGAGGTTATCAGGACAGATCACACCCCCACAGTTGCAACAACTGTCCAAGGACACCGCACTAAAGGCCAATGGGAATGTGTATAAACTCAATAACTTTCCCCAAGGTAAACAGTTTTGAgggattctgttttcttttttggctgtcaCCGCCAGCAGAAAGATCAAAGCCTATTCCCTAAGTCATGAGAGAGCCAATACGTCAACCAGGAGAGGTGACTCTTCTGGCCCTGGCCTAACAGTTCACCTCCTCCCTGCGGCCAAATTACCAAACGAACAGAGAAGGTCACCGGATCAGCATGAAAATGTCCGTCCTGACACCCTCGCAGCCTCAACTCCAACGTgccttatttttcctcttcttaatCCCACCCAAAGCACACGACTCAAGGATGAACCCCACCCCAACCACGATCCCCATTTTCCAACCTCATCCTCCCAGTCTGGCTGCCCTGATGATGTGCCAGGTGAATGAGCTAAGGAATAAAACAAAGACAGACTTCGGGGCCGAAGTTAGGGCAGCCGGCGCGGGGTActaaagaggagagcaaaaaacaCTTGACAAGAGTACTAAGAAAAAGGTCCAATGGTTCTTGAGCTCGCCGCGGAAGCGCAAGCCCGGGCGGATCAAAGCagaaaggcagggagggagaaGAGCCCCGGGAAACTGGCCGAAGAGACATTTTGGGAGCGAACGAGAGACAAGCTCCCTCTGGCGTTGAAGGATCCGCAGTCGGATCGGAGATGCGCCCGCGTCCAGCTGACCAGAGCCGACTCACCCTTAGGCGGGTCGCCCTTCGCAACCCCGCACTGCGCCCCGGGTCCCCCTGCGCCGCCGCCTTCCCACGCCCGCCGCCGCGCCGCGCCGGGTCCAGACAGGGCGACCAGCGCGGGCGGGGCCGTTTCTCCCGACTCCCGTTCCCCGGCCGGCCCTCCCGGCAGGACGCTCCCAACCGGAACCCCGCGCCTACCTGTAGCACCAGAGGCTCGGGGTTGAAGGCCAGGGTCAGCAGCAGCTGCATGCGCTCCGAGTCCTTGAGGTTGCGGAGCAGGAAGCTGCCCGAGTCCTTGGTCTCGGCATAGCGGCGCACCAGGCGGTCGAGCAGGCGCTGCGAGGGGCAGTGCACCAGGTCGGACCAGCCCTCCACCGCCTCCGGCGTGAGCAGCCGCACGTCGCCGTTGAGGCGCGCGAACTCGGTGCGGGGCATGGCCTGGAGCAGGTCGCAGCGGGGCCGGCCGGTGGCCCGCTTGCAGATGCTCTGGTCGAGCTGCGCCAGCTCGCGCTGCGAGCCGAGGCGCTTGAGCACCACTCGGCGGCGGCCGCCCTCGCGGGGCTCGCCGTACT
Protein-coding regions in this window:
- the LOC133249211 gene encoding uncharacterized protein LOC133249211; translation: MVLELAAEAQARADQSRKAGREKSPGKLAEETFWERTRDKLPLALKDPQSDRRCARVQLTRADSPLGGSPFATPHCAPGPPAPPPSHARRRAAPGPDRATSAGGAVSPDSRSPAGPPGRTLPTGTPRLPVAPEARG